From one Coffea eugenioides isolate CCC68of chromosome 11, Ceug_1.0, whole genome shotgun sequence genomic stretch:
- the LOC113753771 gene encoding transcription factor HHO5-like: MKFDSKELRLLDLNSSGFVPKSISDLQAEVSMIPDIPLKLSKLNDYVCVLEQEMKKIDGFRRELPLCMLLLNDAIWKLKEEVVKLKKREVETVVMEEFMPLKGNSDREDERPKRKSADWTDKKTWMSSAQLWTTPIQYENGFDTVKIQDAFFLHQARHQERSDGAARWSLSDQARSFNKKLGGAFLPFKKPGGAVVTKTEVEEEDYPLNGLSLSMPALAEVGSDDLTNSKGKHVGVASDDGTVVLSEGGSSSQTTQGKKQRRCWSHDLHQNFVKALFELGGAQAATPKHIREIMQVDGLTNDEVKSHLQKYRLHIRKLMPSSSTSASPNYEWLRRGERSYLRKPSAKQSASPEGPLHLAGGGSAKGASVTGGESMEEEEDRRSESCSWKDRHQKPTD, translated from the exons ATGAAGTTCGATTCAAAGGAATTAAGGCTGCTGGATTTAAACTCAAGTGGTTTTGTTCCAAAGTCCATTTCAGATTTGCAAGCAGAAGTTTCAATGATCCCCGATATTCCCCTGAAGTTGTCCAAACTAAACGACTATGTCTGTGttttggagcaagaaatgaaaaagaTCGATGGTTTCAGACGTGAACTCCCCCTCTGCATGCTCCTCTTGAACGATG CTATTTGGAAATTGAAGGAGGAGGTGGTAAAGTTGAAGAAGAGAGAGGTGGAGACAGTTGTGATGGAAGAATTCATGCCTCTAAAAGGTAATTCAGATCGTGAAGATGAAAGACCCAAAAGAAAGTCAGCTGATTGGACTGACAAGAAGACTTGGATGAGCTCTGCTCAGCTTTGGACCACTCCCATCCAATATGAAAACGGTTTTGATACTGTCAAAATTCAAGACGCCTTTTTTCTCCATCAAGCC AGGCATCAAGAGCGGAGTGATGGAGCAGCAAGGTGGAGCCTATCTGATCAGGCACGGAGTTTCAACAAGAAGTTGGGAGGGGCCTTTTTGCCTTTCAAGAAGCCAGGTGGTGCTGTGGTGACGAAGACagaggtggaggaggaggatTACCCGCTAAATGGGCTGTCTTTGTCAATGCCAGCACTGGCTGAGGTGGGCTCAGATGATCTTACGAATTCAAAAGGCAAACATGTTGGTGTTGCCAGTGATGATGGTACTGTTGTGCTATCAGAGGGTGGTAGTTCATCCCAGACGACGCAGGGCAAGAAACAGAGGCGGTGTTGGTCGCATGATTTGCatcaaaattttgttaaagccCTCTTCGAACTTGGAGGTGCACAAG CTGCCACCCCAAAGCACATAAGAGAAATCATGCAAGTGGATGGCCTGACCAATGATGAAGTGAAAAGCCATTTGCAG AAATACAGGCTTCATATCCGAAAGCTGATGCCAAGCTCCTCAACAAGTGCGTCGCCAAATTACGAGTGGCTGAGAAGGGGAGAACGCAGTTATTTACGAAAGCCAAGCGCCAAGCAGTCTGCTTCTCCTGAAGGGCCTTTGCATTTAGCAGGCGGCGGCTCAGCTAAAGGGGCGTCAGTTACTGGCGGTGAAAGCatggaagaggaagaggatcGGAGATCGGAAAGCTGCAGTTGGAAGGATCGTCATCAGAAGCCAACAGATTAA
- the LOC113753772 gene encoding LOB domain-containing protein 36, which translates to MSSSNSPCAACKCLRRKCTQECVFAPYFPPDQPQKFINVHRVFGASNVAKLLNELGTGQREDAVNSLAYEAEYRLRDPVYGCVGLISILQQKLKQVQHDLNNAKKELATYIGPSAMLPLFQHPGFMQQHPNNPSASTVMPYAMQPMMGLPTGVAAPHGGPLIIRDAQQQQQQQQQQQIYEAQQYAAAVAARDQEMFRAYEQQQQQQPPPQELMRFNSGFEGAGPAAATAFNTMSCGAAMSPSLALGSYEAVPYHQISQQQQQQLPPEHSHSHHHHHNQFQLQSQLMLQQQLPLQQSHHQPQAAQQQHPQRAKSEEGRSVGPSC; encoded by the coding sequence aTGTCCTCATCAAATTCTCCGTGCGCAGCATGCAAATGCCTCCGGCGGAAATGCACTCAAGAGTGTGtatttgcaccctattttccGCCAGACCAACCCCAGAAATTTATCAATGTCCACAGGGTCTTTGGAGCAAGCAATGTTGCCAAGCTTCTCAATGAACTTGGCACTGGTCAGCGAGAAGACGCAGTTAATTCGCTTGCCTATGAGGCTGAGTACAGACTCCGAGATCCCGTCTATGGCTGTGTAGGCCTAATCTCCATCCTCCAACAGAAGCTGAAGCAAGTCCAACATGATTTAAACAATGCAAAGAAGGAATTAGCTACCTATATCGGGCCCTCCGCCATGTTGCCACTTTTTCAGCACCCGGGTTTCATGCAACAGCATCCTAATAACCCCTCGGCATCTACAGTGATGCCTTATGCTATGCAGCCGATGATGGGGTTGCCAACAGGTGTGGCGGCTCCGCATGGTGGTCCATTGATTATCCGCGATgctcagcagcagcagcagcagcaacagcaACAGCAAATTTACGAGGCACAGCAATATGCAGCTGCAGTTGCAGCCAGGGATCAGGAGATGTTTAGAGCATATGAGCAGCAGCAACAGCAGCAGCCACCACCGCAGGAGCTTATGAGGTTTAACAGTGGGTTTGAAGGGGCTGGACCGGCAGCTGCTACGGCCTTCAATACCATGAGTTGTGGTGCTGCAATGTCCCCATCCTTGGCTTTGGGCTCATATGAAGCCGTCCCTTATCATCAGATTTCtcaacagcagcagcagcagctgcCTCCGGAGCATTCCCATTCCCACCATCACCACCATAATCAGTTTCAGCTTCAGTCTCAACTGATGCTTCAACAGCAGCTGCCACTGCAGCAGTCTCATCACCAGCCTCAAGCTGCCCAGCAGCAACATCCACAGAGAGCCAAGAGTGAGGAGGGCAGGAGCGTTGGTCCTTCCTGTTGA
- the LOC113754228 gene encoding uncharacterized protein LOC113754228, with product MSTWWRAAAGSLKRAAETPKLRSYHTIQAIPREVTGSRGSARDRAEGRIPAVVFSQSYIQTKPGDPTSVSPSSSVSRKRLLTTEKKQIKAILNSVQLPFFYSTTFPLQIRAGSGSSTLIDSGRVLPIKIHRNEETGEIMNLVFAWAEDGKEIKVDVPLVFKGEDVCPGIQKGGYLHIVRGSLRYLCPAEHIPPKIEVDVSKLDIEDKVLMHEIDVHPTLKLLSKNEAMPVCKILASKMQDSESA from the exons ATGTCCACGTGGTGGCGCGCGGCTGCCGGAAGCCTCAAAAGAGCGGCGGAGACTCCCAAACTCCGATCTTACCATACCATCCAAGCCATTCCAAGAGAGGTCACAGGAAGCAGAGGCTCCGCCAGAGACAGGGCCGAAGGCCGCATCCCGGCCGTCGTATTCTCTCAGAGCTACATCCAAACGAAGCCGGGCGATCCCACGTCCGTTTCTCCTTCGTCATCCGTCTCCAGAAAACGCCTCCTCACCACCGAGAAGAAGCAGATTAAAGCTATTCTTAACTCTGTGCAGCtccctttcttttattcaacCACATTTCCGCTCCAAATCCGGGCCGGGTCGGGTTCTTCTACTCTGATTGACTCCGGCAGAGTGCTTCCCATCAAG ATTCATAGAAATGAAGAGACAGGGGAGATAATGAACTTGGTGTTTGCATGGGCCGAGGATGGAAAGGAAATAAAGGTGGATGTGCCCCTCGTCTTTAAAGGGGAAGATGTTTGTCCCGGGATTCAAAAAG GAGGTTATCTACATATTGTGAGGGGGAGTCTAAGATATTTATGCCCAGCTGAGCACATCCCTCCAAAGATCGAGGTGGATGTAAGTAAACTAGATATTGAAGATAAAGTACTGATGCATGAGATTGATGTTCATCCAACCTTGAAGCTTCTGAGTAAGAATGAGGCGATGCCTGTATGTAAGATTTTGGCTTCAAAGATGCAAGACTCGGAGAGTGCATAG
- the LOC113753633 gene encoding mitogen-activated protein kinase kinase kinase 5, which translates to MPTTLSSPLTMKKPTASWLQNAFSFSSSSSTKSTSDDSIISGRYAAKPSLFSSRGGRSGRLLTRAKKLRHLTDCDVEFSRSTRASFDDSPARLSMGAFSPAAAAAAPPSPQPLPLPELQMLLRRDSKSASDRTMSKNVPLPSPGEAHQRESGAEEKEKEKSDCLNGVMTNDAATSSNAAGRLISQDAQKNVENTDNWSSRKSPPKVNGSERNPDNYRMSTPLSAPASPYASPALSPHRNAGDVLTPQYMTPPSLFQVWSAPEMPSLDSTLVPGFSYQSSSEIAAFPVDNSSLPSPKINLSKSPNGPASPLCNKLSSETSVPRHDCNAQASVSVHPLPLPPGFAMASQPTLIPQLTPKLDIAPIKSQWQKGKLIGRGTFGSVYVASNKKTGALCAMKEVEMLPDDPKSAECIRQLEQEIKVLSHLKHPNIVQYYGSEVVGDRFYIYLEYVHPGSINKFIHDHCGAITESVVRNFTRHILCGLAYLHSTKTIHRDIKGANLLVDAYGVVKLADFGMAKHLSGHAANLSLKGSPYWMAPELLQSVMQQDSNSDLALAIDIWSLGCTIIEMLNGKPPWSEYEGAAAMFRVLKETPPIPENLSAEGKDFLRCCFRRNPAERASASTLLEHRFVTTSHPPDILSCSLSLSGMKLRDDASSQRERSNSKLDQVPAYSDMHIAKGKLTDNYIHGSLAPVRLANDVATKL; encoded by the exons ATGCCCACCACATTGTCCTCTCCACTAACAATGAAAAAGCCAACAGCCAGTTGGTTGCAAAACGCATTTTCATTCTCCTCGTCTTCCTCCACCAAATCAACTTCCGATGATAGCATAATCAGCGGCCGCTACGCTGCAAAACCGTCTCTGTTCTCCAGCCGCGGTGGTCGGAGCGGCCGTCTGCTCACGCGAGCCAAAAAGCTCCGGCATTTGACCGATTGCGACGTCGAATTCTCGCGCAGCACTCGGGCTTCTTTCGACGATTCGCCTGCTAGATTATCTATGGGCGCTTTTTCCCCAGCTGCTGCGGCTGCCGCTCCGCCGTCTCCTCAACCCCTTCCCTTGCCGGAATTGCAGATGTTGCTCCGTCGTGATTCTAAATCTGCTTCCGACAGGACAATGTCAAAAAATGTCCCTCTGCCGTCGCCGGGGGAGGCGCATCAAAGGGAGTCTGGCGcagaggagaaagaaaaagagaagagcGATTGTCTCAATGGAGTTATGACTAATGATGCAGCCACGTCGAGCAATGCGGCTGGGAG GTTAATAAGCCAAGATGCtcagaaaaatgtagaaaatacTGACAATTGGTCATCTAGGAAGTCACCTCCAAAGGTGAATGGTTCAGAGAGAAATCCCGATAACTATAGAATGAGTACTCCCCTTAGTGCTCCTGCTAGTCCTTATGCAAGTCCTGCACTTAGCCCACACAGAAATGCTGGGGATGTTTTGACACCTCAGTACATGACTCCACCGAGTCTTTTTCAAGTTTGGTCTGCACCAGAGATGCCTTCTCTGGATTCAACACTAGTTCCTGGATTCTCCTATCAAAGCTCCTCTGAGATAGCTGCTTTTCCTGTAGATAATTCTTCACTGCCTAGTCCAAAAATTAACCTCTCCAAAAGTCCTAATGGGCCTGCATCACCATTGTGTAACAAGCTATCAAGTGAGACCTCAGTGCCACGACATGATTGCAATGCTCAAGCCAGTGTCAGTGTCCATCCCTTACCTCTCCCTCCAGGATTTGCCATGGCTTCACAGCCTACCCTTATTCCCCAGCTAACTCCTAAACTGGATATAGCTCCCATCAAAAGTCAGTGGCAAAAGGGAAAGCTCATTGGGCGTGGGACTTTTGGAAGTGTTTACGTGGCCTCCAACAA AAAAACTGGAGCTTTATGTGCAATGAAAGAGGTTGAAATGTTGCCAGATGACCCAAAATCTGCTGAGTGCATAAGGCAGTTAGAGCAG GAAATTAAGGTTCTCAGTCATCTCAAGCATCCGAACATTGTGCAATATTATGGTAGTGAAGTA GTTGGTGATCGGTTTTACATATATTTAGAGTATGTTCATCCTGGTTCAATCAATAAATTCATTCACGACCACTGTGGAGCAATTACGGAATCTGTTGTACGGAACTTTACTCGCCATATTCTTTGTGGGCTAGCTTACTTGCACAGTACGAAAACAATACACAG GGATATCAAAGGGGCAAATTTGCTTGTGGATGCTTATGGGGTTGTGAAGCTTGCTGATTTTGGGATGGCCAAACAT CTCAGCGGCCATGCTGCTAATCTTTCTTTAAAAGGTAGCCCATATTGGATGGCCCCAGAG CTCTTGCAATCTGTGATGCAACAGGATTCTAATAGCGATCTGGCATTGGCTATAGATATATGGAGTTTGGGTTGTACAATTATTGAAATGTTGAATGGAAAACCTCCATGGAGTGAGTATGAAGGG GCTGCAGCCATGTTTAGGGTACTCAAAGAGACCCCTCCAATACCTGAAAATCTGTCAGCAGAAGGGAAGGATTTTTTGCGTTGTTGCTTTCGTAGGAATCCTGCAGAAAGGGCTTCAGCTAGCACATTACTGGAACACCGTTTTGTTACAACCTCTCATCCACCAGATATTTTATCCTGCAGTCTGTCTCTTAGTGGGATGAAATTGAGG GATGATGCAAGTTCCCAAAGAGAGCGCTCAAACAGTAAGCTTGATCAAGTCCCTGCATACTCAGATATGCATATTGCCAAAGGAAAACTGACTGACAA CTACATTCATGGTTCTCTTGCTCCAGTGAGATTGGCCAACGATGTCGCTACAAAACTTTAA